The following coding sequences lie in one Rutidosis leptorrhynchoides isolate AG116_Rl617_1_P2 chromosome 4, CSIRO_AGI_Rlap_v1, whole genome shotgun sequence genomic window:
- the LOC139840227 gene encoding calmodulin calcium-dependent NAD kinase, whose amino-acid sequence MQKGGYSKLVVTHILAASTVGIIYTAVMRHRRRKNSKSFKVDDVVVPRLDVTGSGHVGRLEKFSHYVARQFGFKDGNECPELSKLASDYVRNSKGFEDSMYVYFSNETEVESLCEKLVQELERCILAYFAFHWNQADHMINQVLSIGSEARKLKNMVLTATRKQRFDRVTKDLKVTRAFSTMVEEMKVIGGTPKKGDGNDTLTEVMGPVAHCDRSPVLLFMGGGMGAGKSTVLKEILKEAFWSEAAASAVVVEADAFKETDVIYRALSSKGHHNDMLQTAELVHQTSTDAASSLLVTALNDGRDVIMDGTLAWEPFVQQTIAMARSVHKHRYRMGVGYKVLEDGTINENYWEKVEDEEDEFVVKKPYRIELVGVVCDPFLAVTRGIRRAIAVKRAVRVNSQLKSHKRFANAFPRYCHLVDNAKLYCTNGIGIPPKLIGWKDGNNNLLVDRDEIKCLESLSEINDEADSIYELYADPKMLTDSDSVWNKLVLTPTRTDLQRDLKIVIEKIEKSKL is encoded by the exons ATGCAAAAAG GTGGGTACAGTAAGCTTGTGGTGACCCACATCCTTGCTGCAAGTACTGTCGGCATCATCTACACCGCGGTCATGAGACACCGCCGTCGCAAGAACTCGAAATCATTTAAGGTTGATGACGTTGTTGTTCCACGGCTAGATGTCACCGGATCCGGCCATGTTGGAaggcttgaaaagttttctcattATGTTG CAAGACAATTTGGATTTAAAGATGGAAATGAGTGTCCAGAATTAAGCAAATTGGCATCCGATTATGTGAGAAACTCAAAAGGGTTTGAAGATAGTATGTATGTGTATTTTTCGAATGAAACAGAAGTCGAATCACTTTGCGAAAAGCTTGTTCAAGAGCTTGAAAGATGTATTCTTGCTTATTTTGCATTTCATTGGAACCAAGCCGATCATATGATCAATCAG GTGCTGAGCATTGGATCTGAGGCGAGGAAGCTTAAAAATATGGTGTTGACAGCTACGAG AAAGCAAAGATTCGATAGAGTCACAAAGGATTTAAAAGTGACACGAGCATTTTCAACAATGGTGGAAGAAATGAAGGTGATCGGTGGCACCCCGAAAAAAGGCGATGGCAATGACACCTTGACGGAGGTGATGGGCCCGGTCGCTCATTGCGACAGAAGCCCCGTCCTCCTATTCATGGGCGGTGGAATGGGTGCAGGAAAGAGTACCGTTCTTAAAGAAATCCTTAAAGA AGCATTTTGGTCAGAGGCAGCCGCAAGTGCTGTGGTGGTAGAGGCCGATGCTTTCAAGGAGACAGATGTAATTTACCGGGCGCTTAGCTCAAAAGGTCACCACAATGACATGCTTCAAACCGCTGAACTG GTGCATCAAACATCTACTGATGCTGCTTCGTCTTTATTGGTAACGGCTTTAAATGATGGAAGAGATGTGATCATGGATGGGACATTAGCTTGGGAACCATTTGTGCAACAAACAATTGCCATGGCAAGAAGTGTTCATAAACATCGTTATCGTATGGGAGTTGGCTACAAGGTCTTAGAAGACGGTACCATTAACGAGAATTACTGGGAAAAAGTCGAAGACGAGGAAGATGAGTTTGTAGTCAAGAAACCTTATAGAATTGAGTTGGTTGGTGTTGTTTGTGATCCTTTTCTTGCAGTTACCAGGGGAATTAG GAGGGCAATAGCAGTGAAAAGAGCAGTGAGGGTAAATTCACAACTGAAATCACACAAGAGATTTGCTAATGCATTTCCAAGGTATTGTCATCTTGTGGACAATGCAAAGCTCTATTGCACCAATGGCATAGGGATTCCTCCAAAG TTGATCGGGTGGAAAGACGGCAATAATAATCTATTAGTCGATCGAGATGAGATCAAATGTTTGGAATCACTAAGTGAAATCAACGACGAAGCAGATTCTATATACGAACTTTATGCAGACCCCAAGATGTTAACGGATTCTGATTCGGTTTGGAACAAACTTGTATTGACACCTACACGAACCGATCTTCAACGTGATTTGAAAATTGTGATTGAGAAAATTGAAAAGTCAAAATTATAA
- the LOC139839821 gene encoding small ribosomal subunit protein uS19x, which translates to MADVEVDVAAAGAPKKRTFKKFSFRGVDLDALLDMSTDELVKLFTARARRRFQRGLKRKPMALIKKLRKAKREAPAGEKPELVKTHLRNMIIVPEMIGSVVGVYNGKTFNQIEIKPEMIGTYLAEYSISYKPVKHGRPGIGATHSSRFIPLK; encoded by the exons ATG GCGGATGTTGAGGTTGACGTGGCAGCTGCCGGAGCACCGAAGAAGAGGACGTTTAAGAAATTCAGTTTCCGAGGAGTTGATTTGGATGCTCTTCTGGATATGTCTACCGATGAGCTTGTTAAGCTCTTCACTGCACGTGCACGtcgaag gtTCCAGAGAGGTTTGAAGAGGAAGCCTATGGCTTTGATTAAGAAGCTTCGCAAAGCT AAACGTGAGGCACCTGCTGGTGAGAAGCCAGAGCTTGTGAAAACTCATTTGCGAAACATGATCATTGTTCCTGAAATGAtcggaagtgttgttggtgtctaCAACGGAAAGACTTTTAACCAGATTGAGATTAAGCCTGAAATGATTGGTACCTATCTTGCTGAATACTCAATTTCGTACAAGCCAGTCAAGCACGGTCGACCTGGTATTGGTGCTACTCACTCTTCTCGGTTCATCCCATTGAAGTGA
- the LOC139839822 gene encoding CRM-domain containing factor CFM3A, chloroplastic/mitochondrial-like has product MALVPTRLDSFHSSVYKLHFFRYCSYNPFKKHKVIANYDNNSSNLNPAHLKKSKLVLRNKNNEASSITESPTLNSKSTKNNDWLEKWGDTQKQIWPKQPEKSLIYENSYDSDSDGVHTSGSTMDRIVEKLKKFGYADDVKDKIKKREIEKGSVEDIFYVEEGILPNSRGGFSPESPLGIEDVFRGSNGKVKFPWEKPSPEDDEKRNSVKLKSKTCVAELTLPESELRRLRNLAFRLKNKTRITGAGVTREMVALIKDKWKSAEIVKLKVEGSGALNMRRMHEILEMRTGGLVIWRSGSTVALYRGVGYQDPSLKQRKRELSENSSVSSVDVATRSKDGLQVQELDDENIEINEELNYEKEVDKLLEGLGPRYTDWPGCDPLPVDADLLPGTVHGYQPPFRILPYGIKATLIGREATNLRRLARFLPPHFALGRSRQHQGLAAAIIKLWERSSIAKVALKRGVQLTTSERMAEDIKKLTGGILLSRNKDFLVFYRGKDFLSPDVSEALLEKERLAKSLQDEEEHARLRASTFITPKIEVREDHSGSAGTLGESLDANAKWAIRFDDDYEKKVLQEAETQRQADLIRKLERKLRFADRKIMKAEQALSKVEAFLNPTDRPADPESITDEERFMFRKLGLRMKAFLLLGRRGVFDGTVENMHLHWKYRELVKIIIKSTNFEDVKNIALSLESESGGVLVSVDKVSKGFAIIVFRGNDYKRPPALRPKNLLTKRRALARSIELQRREALLKHISTLQTRINKLQSEIEHVSTTKEKGGEELYDSIDASYSTEDEDSEDEGEDMYLDTYNSEHEEDDEFDHNPHLED; this is encoded by the exons ATGGCTCTGGTTCCCACTCGTTTAGACTCATTTCACAGCTCAGTCTACAAGCTTCACTTTTTCAGGTACTGTTCATATAACCCCTTTAAGAAACACAAAGTTATTGCAAATTACGATAATAATTCCTCCAATTTAAACCCAGCCCACCTAAAAAAATCCAAGCTTGTTCTTAGAAACAAGAACAATGAAGCGAGTTCTATCACTGAATCCCCAACCTTGAATTCAAAAAGTACTAAAAATAATGATTGGTTAGAGAAATGGGGTGATACCCAGAAGCAAATTTGGCCTAAACAGCCTGAAAAATCATTAATTTATGAAAATAGTTATGATAGTGATAGTGATGGTGTACATACTAGTGGTAGTACAATGGATAGAATTGTAGAGAAATTAAAGAAATTTGGGTATGCTGATGATGTTAAAGATAAGATTAAAAAGAGGGAAATTGAGAAGGGTTCAGTTGAGGATATATTTTATGTTGAAGAAGGGATTTTACCTAATTCAAGAGGTGGATTTTCGCCCGAATCACCTTTAGGTATTGAAGATGTGTTCAGGGGTAGTAATGGAAAAGTTAAATTTCCATGGGAGAAACCATCACCTGAAGATGATGAAAAGAGGAATTCAGTGAAGTTAAAAAGTAAAACGTGTGTGGCTGAGTTAACACTTCCCGAATCAGAGTTGAGGAGATTGAGGAATTTAGCTTTTCGGTTAAAGAATAAAACGAGGATCACGGGTGCTGGTGTTACTCGAGAAATGGTGGCGTTGATCAAGGATAAGTGGAAATCAGCTGAAATTGTGAAGCTGAAAGTTGAAGGATCTGGTGCACTTAATATGAGACGAATGCACGAGATATTAGAG ATGAGGACTGGGGGGTTGGTAATTTGGAGGTCTGGGAGTACCGTTGCTCTTTATAGAGGCGTAGGATACCAAGATCCATCTTTAAAACAACGAAAACGTGAACTATCTGAAAATTCATCTGTTTCAAGTGTTGATGTTGCAACTAGATCGAAGGATGGTTTACAAGTGCAAGAATTGGATGATGAGAATATTGAAATAAATGAAGAATTAAACTATGAAAAAGAAGTGGATAAACTGTTAGAGGGGTTGGGTCCTAGGTATACGGATTGGCCTGGGTGCGACCCGTTACCGGTGGATGCGGATTTACTCCCGGGTACAGTTCATGGATACCAACCACCGTTTAGAATACTTCCGTACGGGATAAAAGCTACACTTATCGGAAGGGAAGCTACTAATCTAAGAAGGCTAGCGAGATTTCTCCCGCCCCATTTTGCTTTAG GTAGAAGCAGACAACATCAAGGTTTGGCGGCGGCAATAATTAAATTGTGGGAAAGGAGTTCGATCGCGAAAGTTGCGTTAAAACGTGGGGTCCAGCTAACTACTAGTGAAAGGATGGCTGAAGATATCAAG AAATTGACAGGTGGCATACTTCTTTCTAGAAACAAAGACTTTTTAGTTTTTTACAGAGGAAAAGATTTTTTATCACCCGATGTTTCGGAAGCGTTATTAGAAAAGGAAAGGTTGGCGAAATCTTTACAAGATGAAGAAGAGCATGCTCGGTTAAGAGCGTCAACTTTTATCACGCCAAAAATTGAAGTACGAGAAGACCACTCGGGATCTGCTGGTACGCTAGGCGAGAGTCTCGATGCGAATGCTAAATGGGCAATAAGGTTTGATGATGATTACGAGAAAAAAGTGCTACAAGAAGCAGAAACACAAAGACAGGCTGACCTTATAAGAAAGCTTGAAAGGAAGCTTCGTTTC GCTGATCGAAAAATAATGAAAGCGGAACAAGCCTTATCTAAAGTGGAAGCATTTTTAAATCCAACCGATCGTCCGGCAGATCCAGAAAGCATCACTGATGAAGAAAGATTTATGTTTCGAAAGCTCGGTTTAAGAATGAAAGCTTTCTTGCTCCTAG GTCGACGTGGAGTGTTTGATGGGACCGTGGAGAACATGCATCTTCATTGGAAATATCGCGAGTTGGTAAAAATCATTATAAAGTCTACAAATTTTGAGGatgttaaaaatatagcattatcaCTTGAATCTGAGAGTGGTGGTGTATTAGTATCGGTCGATAAAGTTTCGAAAGGATTTGCGATTATTGTATTTCGGGGTAATGATTATAAACGGCCTCCTGCTTTAAGACCAAAGAACTTGCTAACCAAGAGAAGGGCCTTGGCACGTTCTATTGAGCTTCAACGACGCGAG GCTCTTCTGAAACATATTTCGACTTTGCAGACCAGAATAAACAAGTTGCAATCTGAAATC GAACATGTTTCGACTACCAAAGAGAAAGGTGGTGAGGAGCTATACGACAGTATAGATGCATCGTATTCTACAGAAGACGAGGATAGTGAG GATGAAGGGGAAGACATGTACCTTGATACATACAACAGTGaacatgaagaagatgatgaatttgACCATAATCctcacttggaagattaa